From a single Populus trichocarpa isolate Nisqually-1 chromosome 17, P.trichocarpa_v4.1, whole genome shotgun sequence genomic region:
- the LOC7461261 gene encoding phytosulfokine receptor 1: MSYLAFTFILLMISFKTPFMRCQNVSCNSTDLRALIRFSNFIEWGLDWSSSESNCCTWTGVTCDNSTISSKRVVRLELGAKKLVGKLSESLADLDQLRILNVSHNLLRGYLPGKLFGLQKLEILDLSNNYFVGPIPGGSDLPLIRYVDISKNNFNGTLYATIFETSPHFQVLNLANNYFTGEVPASFGSCYYLQHLFLDGNDLTGNFPESLLQLRDLHTLNIQDNLFLGSLNEGISNLSNLVKLDVSFNRFSGILPDVFESLGKLEHFSARSNMFYGHLPKSLVNSPSIITLDLSSNALSGIININCSAMLHLSSLSLGANQFCGPVPESISSCQRLSNLNLGRNNLSGEVPYAFKDLQALTSISLSNSSLVNISSALAILQHCKNLTSLFLGDNFHDEQMPRNMNLHFRNLKTLVIPHCGLKGQFPIWLGSSKMLQLLDISWNQMTGTIPSGFHEFKFLFYMDLSHNSFTGEIPVSLTELEGLIKKNVSEERPSLGFPLFKARNMYKQISSFRPTLDLSYNKLSGLIWPSFGNLKELHVLNLKDNHLSGNIPDSLSGMTNLEVLDLSQNELSGEIPLSLEKLSFLARFSVASNQLHGEIPRGGQFLTFPSPSFEGNKGLFSDNVTPRQPQPADEEMTIIGLQFGFGAVTGFLLTVSFCFLSGWVFRK; encoded by the coding sequence ATGTCATACCTTGCTTTCACCTtcattttgttgatgatcagCTTCAAGACTCCCTTTATGAGGTGCCAGAATGTCTCATGCAATTCCACTGACCTTAGAGCCTTGATTCGCTTCTCCAATTTCATAGAGTGGGGGCTTGATTGGAGTAGCTCAGAGTCAAATTGTTGCACTTGGACAGGAGTCACTTGTGATAATTCCACCATTTCAAGTAAAAGGGTAGTCAGGTTAGAGCTTGGAGCAAAAAAACTTGTAGGAAAACTTTCCGAGTCCTTGGCAGATTTGGATCAGCTGCGAATCCTGAACGTCTCTCACAATCTCCTTCGAGGTTATCTTCCAGGAAAGTTATTTGGTTTGCAGAAGCTGGAGATCCTTGACTTGAGCAATAATTATTTTGTCGGTCCTATACCAGGAGGTAGTGATTTACCCTTAATCCGGTACGTTGACATTTCAAAGAACAATTTTAATGGCACTCTTTATGCGACAATTTTCGAAACCTCACCCCATTTTCAAGTTCTCAATCTTGCAAATAATTATTTCACTGGTGAAGTTCCAGCAAGCTTTGGAAGTTGTTATTATCTGCAGCATCTCTTTCTTGATGGAAATGATCTCACAGGAAATTTTCCAGAGAGTCTCCTGCAACTGCGAGATCTTCATACATTGAACATTCaggataatttgtttttggggTCATTGAATGAAGGAATCAGCAACCTTTCCAACCTTGTGAAATTGGATGTCTCCTTCAACAGGTTTTCTGGAATTCTCCCAGATGTTTTTGAGAGTCTTGGAAAGCTTGAGCACTTCTCAGCCAGATCGAATATGTTCTACGGGCATTTGCCTAAATCATTGGTGAATTCCCCATCCATAATAACTCTTGATTTAAGCTCCAACGCCCTCAGTGGTATAATCAATATTAACTGTTCAGCAATGCTTCACCTCTCCTCCCTCAGTCTCGGTGCTAATCAATTCTGTGGTCCAGTACCTGAGAGTATATCCTCTTGCCAAAGACTAAGTAACCTGAATCTTGGTCGTAATAACCTTAGTGGAGAAGTTCCTTATGCCTTCAAGGATCTCCAGGCCCTTACTTCCATCTCTCTCTCAAACAGTAGCCTTGTTAACATATCATCAGCACTTGCAATTTTACAACACTGCAAAAACTTAACCTCACTGTTCCTTGGTGACAACTTTCATGATGAGCAAATGCCTAGAAATATGAATTTGCACTTCAGGAATCTGAAAACACTTGTTATTCCCCATTGTGGACTTAAAGGTCAGTTTCCAATATGGCTGGGTAGCAGCAAGATGTTACAACTTCTGGATATTTCATGGAATCAAATGACTGGAACCATTCCTTCCGGGTTCCATGAGTTCAAATTTCTCTTTTACATGGATCTCTCGCACAATTCTTTCACTGGTGAAATACCAGTGAGCTTAACCGAGTTAGAAGGCCTAATCAAGAAGAACGTCTCAGAAGAAAGACCTTCCTTAGGCTTCCCACTTTTCAAGGCAAGAAATATGTACAAACAGATTTCGAGTTTTCGACCAACTTTGGATTTGAGTTACAACAAGCTAAGCGGACTGATATGGCCAAGTTTTGGAAATTTGAAAGAACTACATGTTCTAAATCTGAAGGACAATCATCTGTCAGGAAATATTCCTGACAGTTTATCAGGCATGACGAACTTGGAAGTTTTGGACTTGTCCCAAAATGAATTATCAGGAGAAATACCTCTTTCATTGGAAAAGCTTAGTTTTCTAGCAAGGTTCAGTGTCGCATCCAATCAACTGCATGGAGAAATCCCCAGAGGAGGCCAGTTCTTGACATTTCCATCTCCAAGCTTTGAGGGAAACAAGGGTCTGTTCAGTGATAACGTGACTCCTCGCCAGCCTCAACCAGCTGATGAAGAAATGACTATCATAGGTTTGCAATTTGGATTTGGAGCTGTCACTGGTTTCCTTCTCACTGTCAGCTTTTGCTTCTTATCTGGTTGGGTGTTCCGGAAGTGA